The following nucleotide sequence is from Streptomyces sp. HUAS CB01.
GCCCCGGTCGGGCGCCCTCACGGGGGCGTCCCGCGGGCCGGACGGGCACGTCCACCCCGCCGTTCCCGCCGCCCCGGCAGAGCGCGCTCACCGGGGCGGTCGCGCACGGCCGGGCCCGCTCACGCGAGCCGTTCGGTGATCCGGGCACGCATGGCGTGCATGGTGAAGCCCCGAGGGTCGATCTTCCCCGGCTGCCACTCCAGGTGCCCGATGACCGACCGGGCGTTCCAGCCGTGGCGTCGGCAGACGGCGGCGGCCGCCTTCTCGATGGCCTCCAGCTGGACCTCCGGCCACGGATCCCTGCCGTCGCCGAGGTTCTCGCACTCGAATCCGTAGAAGTGCCGGTTCCCGTCGGTGTTCGCCTCGTCGTCGGGAGGCAGTGCCCGCTCGGCGATGACGGCGCGCAGGACGTCGTCGTCGCCGAGCCCGGCGTGGTTGGCTCTGCCGTAGCCGACCAGATGGACCTTGCCGTCCTTCGCGATGACGCCGTGGCACAGCGGGCCGGGCAGGCCCTCGTAGCCGTCGCGGCAGATGCGTACGGTGTCCGCGGTGCCCCTGGTGGCGGTGTGATGGATCATCACCCCGTGCACGGGGCCCCAGGGGCCTTTGTGGTTGCGGTTGTGGGTGCGCCAGTCGCCGACCTGGACGACCGTCAG
It contains:
- a CDS encoding N-acetylmuramoyl-L-alanine amidase, encoding MAPPMSADSFLDALRDEGLTVVQVGDWRTHNRNHKGPWGPVHGVMIHHTATRGTADTVRICRDGYEGLPGPLCHGVIAKDGKVHLVGYGRANHAGLGDDDVLRAVIAERALPPDDEANTDGNRHFYGFECENLGDGRDPWPEVQLEAIEKAAAAVCRRHGWNARSVIGHLEWQPGKIDPRGFTMHAMRARITERLA